The following coding sequences are from one Achromobacter sp. B7 window:
- a CDS encoding acyl carrier protein has protein sequence MHTEQELHTKIGEIVESIVMKKVTPDTQLIATGLVDSLAAVDITLAVESEYGCSIPAPEIAEHLQSVRTLAGYVAAHTA, from the coding sequence ATGCATACCGAGCAAGAACTCCACACCAAGATCGGCGAGATCGTCGAGTCGATCGTCATGAAGAAAGTCACCCCCGATACGCAGTTGATCGCCACGGGTCTGGTCGATTCCCTTGCCGCCGTGGACATCACGCTGGCTGTCGAATCCGAGTACGGTTGCAGCATCCCGGCTCCTGAAATCGCGGAACACCTGCAGTCGGTCCGTACGCTTGCCGGCTATGTCGCTGCCCATACTGCATAA